The genomic interval agccctcctgcatcctgcaggttttgacactaccagcagagatctcctgtgtgggctggctttcactgcaagatctaaacagtttctgctttctctgcttctgtttttttttctaggacttttggagatgtttatagagcactcgacagtgccacaggaggagaggtaaatgtcaccagccccggcaggctctgctgcactcgagggctttcccctctggtatgagctgtggctggagctttgggcagagctgtgctgaaaaggcacaagaagcacagactggtgccagcccacagaacacatttgggactttgtcctcctcagctgccggaaggaaggcacggagggcagcggttcctttcagagaaggacgcactcactcgctctccattgctaaaacaaaggtggtgcctgcgagcacctcactgctctttggggctacagcttcagagtcctgaattctcatttctggctgccagcaaatccatctgaaagttactggtagttccttagccacctgcagtgctgcacttgggaactgcacgtagggagagatctgcaaggcgtccttgaaagccctaagccctgcccatagcccaagatttatccacagagtattaagttctgagtcccaaacaaagcagcagagagtgtggtcagaggtttgtgggtgataactgagacaccgctgttaccaagtggtcaaggcaaaatgtcagtgaccccatgtgtcctgtaactggctccccagggagcagagaaatgggctgttggaatgtcagttcctgattactgcagtgcctaatcacaaggcagtttggcacagctcagctgtgtcattgcaaaatcacttgctccacatgccttgtggtctcgtgccaccaacccctcaagttactgattttcaatgtcattttaggtggcaataaaaaaaataaatcttcaaggagtgaggaggaaggagctaacctttaatgaaataatgatcatgaagacgtataggagtcccaatgttgtgaattatttagacaggtgagaggtcatgatcttatcccatggatgtgtgtttacataaagcaaacatgagaggttaaaaacccactttggtcagtggcagcaagtaaagctgttaatttatatttattcatatttctctactcatctccaatggatgagaagagagtgcatcttgtctgcatgagtcttccctggcacacctagtttgataattactccaaaattattcaaaacctggatcaggtGTATCTTACTAACTCAatggcctcaaagttcactgcctccacatttatttgggattgattttttaaagtttcttaagtgcagatgaaccatcctaaagtggatttcccttggattgttgcccctctttgccattgctatgcatgccaggaagactaggtgcttatttccagaaacaccatgcctggcatgttttatatctgggctgtttctaaactgcacttttcatttgctgcctatctaagacatctcctttttcacagatgtgtctttctctatgagactgcacagattgcaaataatgcacagccaagagggaatgtctattcctttgattctgtccttgtcacaaaggcatctggaaataagaaacctggaagcaaaaaatcaacgtagccatgcatgttcatctctacccccttgtttccttctttcagctaccttctgggcgaggaactcttgctggttatagagtacatggatggaggtgtcctgagcgacatcgtcagccagacctgcctgtctgaagatgagatggcagccatcagtcgggaggtcagcaatcccagctgtgtttccaaggccttgggcaggattgtctgggaaacaggggctcagaacaggagaggtttcctgtgccgagctttgtttctgtgttgctggtatgctatgggcaagtaaaagcatctcaagtgaaaggcctgccagtgcccctgcactccctgtactcagtgccagtactcttatctcctgctgttgtattctcgctctgtctcttgtatttgtagttgctgttctccaccttgcctctctaaatgtttgcctggagtctgtcttcactgcattccttgcctgtaaaagcaaaggtgctggtggcaggatttgaaacaaacagcaaagaaagaagagagagactcgtttctctcaatgctcagctaaaaaggataggagtgcagccagaatgctctttgcttctgagcacatgcgctgcagcaggagtcatcctggctggttggcaggggacagcctacaacagcaggtgctgttgctctttcaaaagctgacgtgcctgtcctcagaaaggtcctgctctgcaactgttggagcagcaagctcttcctctcagtggccatgactgttctgccattactccccattcccctggagagggaatcttttagattctttgtttcctttcttgtgtgatgaaatcacatcactcatttttgcccttctgtttctgttttctcgctcagtgcctgcaaggactggattttcttcatgcaaacaatgtgatccatcgagacgtgaagagtgacaacatccttctcagaacggacggttctgtcaaactgggtcagtatattcttggtcaggtgcagctttccagggatgtgggtgtggggcttcttggcgtgactgccagctccccaaaaatggtgctggtggcagtgcagggacccctgctgcgagctgagggcacagttgcaacgtgcacagaggtagaaggagccacaagcagtcaagagtggccttgctctgtgtgggtcccttccagagggagggagttacaagtctaaagtttccaaagaacaaaagccactgctagaggcagtgtaaaacatggggggatttttaaagtcgccaatgccaggagattcaacagagcaatttcaaacttctactggggaattcttttgcttgctttcctaattgcacagaattcagataaaaccagtattttgttttctcctcagctgattttggcctcgctactcagctcacccctgagcagagcagacggtgctcggtaaccgggactccttggtggatggcgcctgaagtggtgacaggtcaaccatatggccccaaagtggacatatggtcttttggaattgtgggaattgaaatgatagaacaagaacctccttacttgggcgaaagttctggcacggtaaggagcaaatactcactgatcccacggtctttctcacctgtcccatgtcctgtgtgccactggacaaaatcccattgccatctgctggaactacttccaccaaggtcccctcctacaaatgtccctgcaacacatcagcatctgctgtgcttttggttgcatcagtgggggaactcaagccttaccacatgcaaacaaactccaaacaaactccattctcactcaacactttcctttgggttagtggttccagttcttttgtctgtgtagatggccttaataacagggaaaaagcatcttaaaagtgttgttatctttccagaaatgaaggaaggaaacccaaacccaacaaagtttctaaaaccgtggtctttagagaggaacctaaccctgtgtgcagtttcctcTCACTGGAAAatatgggcatgagggtgtaatgcacagagtctcttctgcttcttgtgcagtgctgctgaaacactcagtgaccgtgtttctctcctagcccaagcaacattctgcacgtcaccaaggcagagcctggtgatgtggagagcctgccaaaacctcctgtttctttcctggcactttctggcatgggcctaccattaatgca from Melospiza melodia melodia isolate bMelMel2 chromosome 7, bMelMel2.pri, whole genome shotgun sequence carries:
- the LOC134420523 gene encoding serine/threonine-protein kinase PAK 3-like, whose protein sequence is MLFASEHMRCSRSHPGWLAGDSLQQQCLQGLDFLHANNVIHRDVKSDNILLRTDGSVKLADFGLATQLTPEQSRRCSVTGTPWWMAPEVVTGQPYGPKVDIWSFGIVGIEMIEQEPPYLGESSGTATYLIATVGTPQLRQPKLLSALLRDFLSCCLQTDEEQRWSAKELLQHPFVRFAEPASSLVPLIVSVKKRKETRM